ATTGTTGAATCTGATCCGCAGAGAGGGCACTCAATGGATTGGTAGTGGAGGATGCAGGAGGGCATGTTGGTTGCGGCATTGATGGCCCTTGAGGATTTGAGATGGTTTGTGCTGCATGAGCAGCATGCACGGGACGTGAGGAAGGGCCTCGTTGTTGTCGACCGTGTTTATTGCCGTGTCCTCCATTAGGGTTAGGAACCCACGTGCCATTCTTAATCTTGCACCTATCATCTGTATGTCCCCGTTTGTCACAGAAACTGCAATGGTATTTCAGAGTACGACAATTGTCGATGGTGTGTCCCTCTCGGTTGCAATGATCACAGCGTTGAGTAGAGTTGCGGGTCTGTGCTGCGGCAGCAAGGGAAAAATTGTCGGATGGCGATTGTTGATGTTGTTCTGATGTCAACTGACGTTGTTGCTCATGATTGCTGACAAAGGAATAAGCTTGATGAATGTTGGGCAATGGTGTCATCATGAGGATGCTAGTGCGAACGGTGTCGTGAACGTCGTTGAGACCCATAAGAAATTGCATAATCCGGTACTGTTCTCGTTGCTCATGATGTTTATCCATTAAGTTACAGATGACGGGGTCTTCATAAGCATCGAGTTGGGTCCAAAGATGCTTAAGTTCGGTAAAATATGCTGAGACAGTCATGGAGCCTTGAGATAAAGAGGCAATCTGTTTCTGGATTTGATAAATTGTTGGTGTGTTTTGCTGGGAAAACTGATGCTTGAAATCTTCCCAAATCTTGTATGCAAAAGTGGCATGAACAACTCTGTTAGAGAGATGAGATTCGACTGAGTTGGAGATCCATGATAGGATCATGCTGTTGCAGCGTGCCCATAAGGCATAGTCGCCTGGTTGTTTATCTTCCGAAGGGGGTTGAAGGGAACCATCGATGAACCCGATTTTATTTTTAGCACGTAAAGCATGAAGCATGGACTTGCTCCAGGAGGAATAATTAGTGCcattcagtttttcagaaacaaGGATATGGCCAGGGTGGTCTGAAGGGTGAACGTAGTATGGATGTGATAAATCCATACTAgggtttttgtttgtgttggTGTCGGATGTTGAACCGTCTGTCATGGTGTTGGAAACTTTGCTAGGGTTTGATGAAGAGGAACTTTGCtaggctatgataccaaattaaataaagagcTAGGTAGGTTCTGGGATGTATGCGAGAATGTGAGAAGAAGCAATACGGCTGAATGTGTTTCATATGTTTTACAGAGGCTAGGTAAGCCATATATATACAAGTACAAGATAGAAGAgtcaaaccctaattctaatCCTATAAAGATGCTATCCATAATTCACGGGATAACCTTTCCTAGTACAAACACAACATTATTCATTGATTACAATATATTCTTAATAAGAATGGCGATTTTCTCACCTAAAAGTCAACTGGAGCAACAAACAATTGACTAAGTCAAATTCTACAAGTCGTTTACCCTCCAAGACAACTTATAAAGCACAAGAAagcctttccttttcttttttttcttttctctcaagAACAAATAAGAACAACGGAGTGAAGAgtttattttgcaaaaatgtATGTGACAAGGCCTCTGTCGATGTACAAAAAGTCTCCGGCTGATCTCTCTGCCTCTGCCGGAGGGTCCAAACTCCGGCATTCTTGTCGTCAAAGACGAAGAAACGATTTTCTGTTTTGAGTTATCGAATATCGATTTGATTAAAGAGCTGCCTTTCCCTCAGAACAAGAGCCTTGAGCTTTACCATGCTACTTGGTTTTATCCCAACAGAGATCTTCAGCTCCACGGAGTTTTCTTCATCCCAGTTCTTGGTCCATATGGGAAGGATAAAGGGTAAGTTTTTCTAGTCGAGTGATATTCTAATTAATGTAATTAAGTTATGGGAAGATAAATACAAACTTGTGCGCAGATGGAGAGTACAACTGATATATGGTAAATTTCAATATGAGGTTTATaacattttgttttaaaaaaaaaaccacattctaaggTTGCAATGTGACAATACACTGCGTTGGCTAACTGACCTAATGAGCGAGGGTTGTAACATGTAGCATGATTTTGTTTTGCTGGGAAGGGTACACAAGTGCAAACGAGGATTCCATGGACATGGAAACATGCTGCTTCGACAGCTGCACAAACGATGTACTACCGAAACGTTTTGATCCCAAGGACATGTATCAGCAATACAAGATTAATCTTCACAAAAACATTATCAATGTGTCGGGTGGTTTTGTGGCCAGATCAATGTCCAAAGATGGGTACCCTCCGGAGGCATTGTGGAGGAGAGGGTGGAAAATCACAAGCTTAGCGTCCCCCGGATTTGAACTAGGTGATGCACGGACCTAGATGCCTCCCTACGCAGCCGTCTTCCGGATTTCAATTTCCCACTAAAGAATGTGGTTGTAGGGAAGTGGTACTGTCAATTCATGTTTGTTAAGGAAGAGACGCCGAAAACGTTGAAGGACATAAGGAACAGACCAATGTACTATGAAATGACACTTGAGCAGAGGTGGAAAGAAGTATTTGTGAAGGATCATAGTTTTCGACATGGTGAACGCAACGCCATTGGTGTGGATTTTGTTGTACAAAGTGAAGCGGTTATGGTGGGAGGGAGGGAACGTGGGTGTGATGAGAAAAATGGGGATGATGATGGGGTGGTTTTGCATAGGAGTTTGAACAATGTTGGGCAAGAGACAAGCGTGCATGGGGGTGAGTTCAACAATTTTTGAGAGGATGAAGTGGGAgcaaggggggggggggggggggggggggggttgggttggggaggagaagaaaggagagtGAGAGTTGAGAGGGTTGAGGAATTTGGGGGGTTGGGTGAGTGGAAGAAGTTCGGATTTTTTGTATTGGTTGAGAGGTTTTCTTTGACGAGAAAGGATGGGAGCTTGGTTTTTAGCCATGATTTCAGGCACACTAATCATAGGACTAAATGGAAATGaaaatttctccttttttttttttttttttaaacatcaATGGCACatagaaaattttattgataacgaaaaaaaaaagttatacttaatcctttttatatttatatatgctatTTGTGTATAAAATTTCAGATTGAGTTTTTTTGCATTGTTCTAACGTCAAGGTTATGGATTCAGTTATGCTTTTTGAGGTACTATTTGATTTATGAAAGTGtacattttttttgtgaatCACAACCCCAATTCATCCAAGAAACACCTTTTGAGGAATGTTCACATAATTCTGATCAATGCTGTTTACAATGTCCATTGTTCACATAAAGTGTAAATTTACTTATGATCTAATGTGCAAAAGTAGAAAAATTTGTGTACAACAGTCGAATCAGGTGGATTATTCTACTCATTCACAAAAGTTCGTGATATCGGAGTTTCTACTTGCATAAAGTCATATGATATTTAAACATAGAGAATTTCATTTCTTTATAAGTGGGTTAGACAGTCTATTTATATGATATTTAAACAGAGAGAATTTCATTTCTTTAAAAATGGGTTAGACAGTCTATTTATATGGTTTGTCGGACACAAATTTTTTACCAAAACATGAGACCGATTCTTAGTTCAAAGCCAAATTTGTTCCAACTTACATCGTCATATGGCTCAAAAAGTCAAAAACAAGAATTATATAATATGTGATAGGGAAATTTCGTATTGACTATGAAGTGTAAGAAAATTCATGAATTCATTAGTCATTGTCAACCCACGATAGCCTTGGCTGCCAGCGTTACACGTGGCAAATCTTATCAAGAACCACATCGCGAATTCGCGATCAACAATTTACTAAGTCAAATTCTACAAGTCCTTTACCCTACAAGACAACTTATAAAGCACAAGAAATCCTTCCCTTTATTCCTAAGAACAAATAGAAAAAACAGAGAGTGAAGAATAAGAATTTCTGCAAAAATGTATGTCACAAGGCCTCTGTCGATGTACAAAAAGTCTCCTGAGGATCTCTCATTACCCCCGCCAGAGGGTCCGAACTCCGGCATCTTGGTCATCCAAGATGAAGAAGCAGAGCCTACATGTTGCTTTGGTCTATGCAAATCCCACAAGCTCCGTGACATGCCTTTACCTCAGAACAAGAATCTAGAGCTTCGTCATGTCACCCAAGTGGGACAAGTCCAACATGTTTCTCTTTTCTACACCGCCTTCATTCCGGTCCTTAACCAGCCTTTGGCTTCCAACCGTTACTACGCGATTCAGTCGCGTGGAAATCTTGAAGGGTATGTATGCAATCTCAGTTTGAGCTTGGTATTTTTGTAGTGGCAATATCAATTCCCATAGTAATAGTAttaatagtttttttgttaCCTAACTTGAAATACATTGTTAGTCCATGCGACTTAATTGATTTCGGTTCCATGCAGGCAAGCCTACACATGTTCAACAGATGAGAACTTGGGAACCTGCTGCTTCTGCACTTATGTAAAGGATGTGCCGTCACAGCCGTTCAATCCCAATAACATTTACCAGCAATATGAGATCCAGCAGAAACGAAGTTGCAATCAATTTGGGGGTTTTGTTGCCAAATCCATAGCTTCAGATGGGTACCCTCCAAAATTTCTTGGAAGAAAAGGGTGGCAAATACACACCTCAACTCCCCGTGACTTCCATTTAGGTGAAGCACTGGGTCTAGACGCTAAGCTACGCGCCCGTCTTCCAGATTTCAACTTCCCATTATCACTCACAAGCTCGAATCCGGTGGTTGTAGGGAAGTGGTATTGCCCCTTCATGTTTGTTAAGGAGGGAACACCTAAAGATCAAATGAGTAGGACAAGGTTTTACGAGATGACACTTGAGCAAAGATGGGAACAAATATTCGCATGTGACGGTAATTATAGCGAAGGCAACGCCGTGGTGGTTGATGTTTTTGTTCAAAACGAGTCTGTTGCTGTTGGCAGGAACGCGGAAGCTGTGCATGAGGAGATGGATGTGGTTAATGGGGTTATGTGGTATAGGGGTTTAGACAATGTTGGGGTGAGCTTAGGAATTGTGGAGAGGATGAAATGGGAGCAACAAAGGTTTGGATGGTTTGGAGGGAACGAGAGGCAAGTGAGAGTGAAAAAAGTAGAGGAGTTTGGAGGGGTGGAAAAGTGGAGAAAATTTGGTTGCTATGTTTTGGTGGAGAGGTTTGTGTTGAAAAGAATGGATGGAAGCTTGGTGCTAACTTACGATTTCAGACATACTCATCATATTCGGAGCAAATGGGAATGAAATTTTTGCTCCTTTTGGTTTGTGattgaaaatttcatttcattctgTGCTTTTAGTGGATGTAATTAATCACTCGAAGTAATATCCtttccattatttttttttattcggaCAAAAATCTTGATCATTAAATAAGTACTATGAGTAGATTCATTTCACCTGTGTAATCTGCCCTTTTTAAAATAAGGGATATATTTCTTCAGCTTGATGTGTTATGAACCCATGCTATAGTACTATAGTGGGAGCAAGGGAGGGTTGGTGGGTGGGGTAGAAGAAGGGGAGTGAGAGTTGTGAGAGGGTTGAGGAATTTTGGGGGTTGGGTGACTGGAAGAAGTTGGGTTTTTTGTATTGGTTGAGAGGTTTTCTTTGAAGAAAATGGTTGGGAGCTTGGTTTTTAGCCATGACTTCAGGCACACTCATCAGGTTAGGACTAATGGAAATGAAAATTTGTCCTgtgttttttgtatttatatatgctaattgtgtacaaaatttcagattttgtaccgagaaaaaatttcaaatttggaatttttgaACATTTTCTAGGTTATGGATTCAGTTATGCTTTTAGAGGGACTATTTGATTTAtgaaattgtaaatttttttgtgaatCACAAACCCAGTTTATCCAAGAAACACCCTTTGAGGAATGTTTACATAATTTTGCTCAATGCTGTGCCCCATGTTTTGTATAGTCAAACCATTCATTCACAAAATTATAGGGCCGTCACATTGGAATTTGTATTTACATGTAGTTAGATAGTATTTAAATATAGagggtttcattttttttgtgagtGAGTTATAATCCATTCAATCCGATTGTTGGACTTAATAATTTTTCCTAGAAATGAGAAGGATTCTTAGTTCAAAGCGAACTTTGTTACATCATCATATGGCTCAAAATCAAGAATTTATATAATATGTCAATGTCATATGGAGATTTCGTATTGACTAAGAATTGTAAGAAAATTCTTGTATAATTGGCAACATTGAAcacaaataaaatattcaaaaataatAGTCGACTAGAGCAACAAGCAATTGACTAAGTCAATTTCTACAAGTCCGTTACCCTCCAAGACAACTTATAAAGCACAAGAaatcctttcctttttttttcctacaaacaaatagaaaaaggacttttttttttttttagtacatcggtATTTTTACATTTAAAAAAGTAAGAGTTCGGCTAAACTACATAATTGacaacttaaattttttttaagtgagtCCAGTTTTCTAAgtacatgtttttattttttaacattcattttatatttttttaaatattaaaaatcaattaaaatcttctaatattatgcatttttcaactccaaaaaaatctaattaatatcttattaaaaaaaaaactaatatactaacataaattttatctgcaaaacattatgccctaactcaagtaacaaatatatgaatataatatACGTATACGAAAGATATGAAACATAACTAAAAGGtaacaagaaataacaaaataataaataaaaagaaataatcaaaaagataattaggaagaaatttgatttttataataaatcttatcattgaaaagataactattgataataaaaataattaaattcaaagaATTGGGCTTATTTTAATAAAGTAGACTATTCCTATTACTGGCTAAAAAATTAGACATATACTATTTCTATTATTTGACTAAAAAATTAGACATATACCAATtttcttcataaaaaaataaaataaaataaaataacaacagAGAGTGATGATTCAGAATTTCTGTGAAAGTGTATGTGATAAAGTCACAATTAGATTTCAACCAGAAGTTTTGGAGGTAAGCTTCCAAAACAATAATAATGTGTCGTTTTTAACACCTCTCAACGTGATCGTCACATTGAAAATAAGTAGCCATATCAAAATAAGTAGCCATACCAATAATTTGCCGTCGTAGAGAACTATAATTAGACTTAATGCACCTTTCCGACCTGGTGCGACATACAATAGAAGACACgggtgattaaaaaaataaaaaaacactagAAAACACGCGTTATGCCGAAAGGCCTTTTCCAACTTAAGGTGACTGAGAAATAAATGTACGAACCCCGCAGGCATTTGATGCAAATTGTCAATTTCTGACACTTTTCTTGTATCAACCGAAGATCAATCAAGAtaaagagaaatttttagttgtgacgggaacacaagtaatacatcacgtgttttaatatgagtggtagaaaattttatttttttaattatttactttttagcacacatattccataatttgtataatgacacgtgatataCCATCCGATATAccagtcacattgaaaaatcccTCTAAGATTAGACCAAGACGTAATTATCAGCACTTGACTAATCTCTACCGCTAAAATCAcattagaaaattaaataatagaTTAAACGTCAATAGGCAGAATTACATAACAAAAGTATACTTCGTGTTACCGTAATAACTTGTATCAAGGATACAAAATTCTACGTAAGGTCATTTGATGCAAATTGTCAATTTCTGACACTTTGCTTGTATCAATCGAAGACCAATCAAGATAAGACTACGACGTAATTATCAGCATTAGACTAATCTCCACCGCTAAAATCGCCAATAGGATCCCTTCCGGATCATTTTGATAAGGATTTTGAAGATTCGTAAatcgtgttcgtttatcgtatattgtgtaattaatttttttcaagtattatttatgtttaattttaaatacaaatatttaaaataatttctaatcgtACGCTGTGCGATGAACGAACATAATTGACGAATCTCcgagattctcacaaagaggatccggattccTAAAATcacataagaaaattaaataatagcTTAAACGTTAATAGACAGACTCTCATAACACGAGTATACTTTGTGTTCTCATGATATCTCGTGCTAATGATACAAAGTTTTATGTAAGTTTTTTACGACGTGAAATTGTATTAGTAACATAAAATATCACAATATTAATATAAACGTGTCATATAAATTGCTCACCATACATCACCAGCTTTTTAAATATTTGCAGTGGCGAACAGTTTTCGGAATTACAAGAAGGTAAGCCATAAACCTAGGATATATAACGTGCAAAGGTTAGAGGTGCCTTCTCAGAAGTTTGACTTCCTGAATTTCTACAAATTAAACCTCCTTGTAATCAAGTAATTTCATCAAACCAATTTGAAAGCGAGCCAATAGTTCTTTTCTTAGACGTTATTTTCTTTGCTTACAAAAATGTATGTTACAAAGCCTCTGTCTGTGTATAGAAGGTCTCCTCAGTTACTTTCTCTACCGCCCCCGGAGGGGCCAAATTCCGGTTATCTTGTACTTCATGACGACGAATCAGTCGAGATAAACTGTTGCGGATGCGAGGACAACGTGGTTAGAGGTTTGCCTTTCCCTCAGAACAAGGATCTAACCGTTGGATATGGCTCAGATGACGATGCTGTTGCCTTCATTCCAGTGCTTAATCAACCCTTGTCATCCAATCAATACCATGTCATACGTCGACGAGGGAGACATAAAGGGTATGCATCTATATATACTCATGCATAACCTTAATTAatatgattgatt
This Pyrus communis chromosome 6, drPyrComm1.1, whole genome shotgun sequence DNA region includes the following protein-coding sequences:
- the LOC137738171 gene encoding uncharacterized protein is translated as MYVTRPLSMYKKSPEDLSLPPPEGPNSGILVIQDEEAEPTCCFGLCKSHKLRDMPLPQNKNLELRHVTQVGQVQHVSLFYTAFIPVLNQPLASNRYYAIQSRGNLEGQAYTCSTDENLGTCCFCTYVKDVPSQPFNPNNIYQQYEIQQKRSCNQFGGFVAKSIASDGYPPKFLGRKGWQIHTSTPRDFHLGEALGLDAKLRARLPDFNFPLSLTSSNPVVVGKWYCPFMFVKEGTPKDQMSRTRFYEMTLEQRWEQIFACDGNYSEGNAVVVDVFVQNESVAVGRNAEAVHEEMDVVNGVMWYRGLDNVGVSLGIVERMKWEQQRFGWFGGNERQVRVKKVEEFGGVEKWRKFGCYVLVERFVLKRMDGSLVLTYDFRHTHHIRSKWE